One Caldibacillus debilis DSM 16016 genomic window carries:
- a CDS encoding amino acid ABC transporter ATP-binding protein, with protein MAIIEVTDVKKAYGRTPVLKNVSFRVNANEVVALIGPSGAGKSTLLRSLIHLETVDGGTIRIAGEPLVEDGVYGKPKKIKAITSKMGMVFQHFHLFPHLTVLENLELAPRLKKMEPEEKIRQRSLELLDKVGLSQRRSAYPARLSGGEKQRVAIARALMMNPEIMLFDEPTSALDPELTGEVLDVMRQLAKERMTMVVVTHEMNFAKEAADTVIFMDRGEIIESGPPASLFAGPKHDRTKAFLNRMLK; from the coding sequence ATGGCGATCATCGAAGTGACCGACGTGAAAAAAGCATACGGCCGGACGCCGGTATTGAAAAATGTCAGTTTCCGGGTAAATGCGAACGAGGTCGTCGCCCTGATCGGGCCTTCCGGCGCCGGAAAAAGCACCCTTCTGCGAAGCCTGATCCACCTGGAAACCGTCGACGGCGGAACGATCCGCATCGCCGGGGAGCCGCTGGTGGAAGACGGGGTTTACGGAAAACCGAAAAAAATAAAAGCGATTACCTCCAAAATGGGGATGGTCTTCCAGCATTTTCACCTTTTCCCCCATCTGACCGTCCTGGAAAATTTGGAATTGGCCCCCCGTTTAAAAAAAATGGAACCGGAGGAAAAGATCCGGCAAAGGAGCTTGGAACTGCTGGATAAAGTCGGCCTCAGCCAGCGGCGTTCCGCTTATCCCGCCCGCTTGTCCGGCGGGGAAAAACAGCGGGTGGCCATCGCCAGGGCGCTGATGATGAACCCGGAGATCATGCTCTTCGACGAACCCACTTCCGCTTTGGATCCGGAATTGACCGGCGAGGTGCTCGACGTGATGAGACAGCTGGCGAAGGAACGGATGACGATGGTCGTCGTCACCCACGAAATGAATTTTGCCAAAGAAGCGGCCGACACCGTGATTTTCATGGACCGGGGGGAAATCATCGAATCGGGGCCGCCCGCCTCCCTGTTCGCCGGACCGAAACACGACCGGACGAAGGCCTTTTTGAACCGGATGTTAAAATAA
- a CDS encoding amino acid ABC transporter permease: MSIDYIQMILRPMLEGTKMTLFLFFIVICTSLPLGLLLTFAARTRFKPLTWLIQLYITVMRGTPLLLQLLFICFGLPLIPVVGDYLVLDRFVAACTGFILNYAAYFAEIFRGGLLAVDRGQFEAAQVLGLNKWQAMTRIIMPQMFRVSLPAAANETITLVKDTALLYAVAVPELLHYAQTAVNRDFTTLPYFVAGLIYLAITLVLTALLKRIERRYQYQ, translated from the coding sequence ATGTCCATCGATTACATCCAAATGATTTTAAGGCCGATGCTGGAAGGGACGAAGATGACATTGTTTCTGTTTTTCATCGTCATCTGCACCTCCCTTCCCCTCGGCCTGCTCCTTACCTTCGCCGCAAGGACCCGGTTTAAGCCTTTAACATGGCTGATTCAACTGTACATTACCGTCATGCGGGGAACGCCGCTTTTGCTGCAGCTCCTCTTCATTTGTTTCGGGCTCCCCCTGATCCCGGTCGTCGGGGATTATCTCGTCCTTGACCGGTTCGTCGCCGCCTGCACCGGTTTTATTTTGAATTATGCGGCCTACTTCGCGGAGATTTTCCGCGGCGGGCTCCTCGCCGTCGACAGGGGACAATTTGAAGCGGCCCAGGTGCTCGGTTTGAACAAATGGCAGGCGATGACGCGGATCATCATGCCGCAAATGTTCCGGGTCTCCTTGCCCGCGGCGGCCAATGAAACGATCACATTGGTGAAAGATACCGCCCTTTTGTACGCGGTGGCGGTTCCGGAACTGCTGCATTACGCGCAAACGGCCGTCAACCGCGATTTCACCACCCTGCCTTACTTCGTCGCGGGGTTGATTTACCTGGCCATCACGCTGGTCTTAACGGCGCTCTTGAAGAGGATCGAACGGCGCTATCAATACCAATGA
- a CDS encoding amino acid ABC transporter substrate-binding protein, with translation MKRLAGFIALLSLLFLFTACSGSSAKDDTLIVGIDDKFAPMGFRDENNEIVGFDIDLAKAAAKKMGKKVKFQPIDWSTKESELNSGRIDLIWNGYTITEERKKKVLFTKPYLKNAQVVVTLKDSPIDTLDDLAGKTVGLQSMSSAADALKADPIANKVKSVTEYADNVLALADLKNRRVDAVVIDEVVIDYYMTKEKDQYKVLKETLAPEEYGVGVKKGNEKLLEELQKAMDELIADGTAAEISVKWFGEDKILK, from the coding sequence ATGAAACGGTTAGCCGGCTTTATCGCCCTCCTTTCCCTGCTGTTCCTCTTTACCGCCTGTTCCGGTTCCTCAGCGAAGGATGATACCCTGATCGTCGGAATCGACGACAAATTCGCCCCGATGGGATTCCGGGACGAAAACAATGAAATCGTCGGTTTCGATATCGACCTTGCCAAAGCCGCGGCGAAAAAAATGGGAAAAAAGGTGAAATTCCAGCCGATCGACTGGTCCACGAAGGAATCGGAATTAAACAGCGGGCGCATCGATCTGATTTGGAACGGCTATACGATCACGGAAGAACGGAAAAAGAAGGTGCTGTTTACGAAACCCTATTTGAAAAACGCCCAAGTGGTGGTGACATTGAAGGATTCGCCCATCGACACCCTTGACGACCTGGCGGGCAAAACCGTCGGGCTCCAATCCATGTCTTCCGCCGCCGACGCTTTAAAGGCGGACCCGATCGCAAACAAAGTCAAATCGGTCACCGAATACGCCGATAACGTCCTGGCCTTGGCGGATTTGAAAAACCGCCGGGTGGACGCGGTCGTCATCGATGAGGTCGTCATCGATTACTATATGACGAAGGAAAAAGACCAGTATAAGGTCCTGAAGGAAACGTTGGCCCCGGAGGAATACGGAGTGGGCGTCAAAAAGGGCAACGAAAAGCTGTTAGAGGAGTTGCAAAAAGCCATGGATGAGCTGATCGCCGACGGAACGGCGGCGGAGATTTCCGTCAAATGGTTCGGGGAAGACAAAATTTTGAAGTAA